Below is a window of Candidatus Atribacteria bacterium DNA.
TTGGATAATCTTCCTTCACGTTTCGTACTACAAAAGGCTTGTAGAGATTTAAAGATTCCCCTAGTTCACGGTGCAATAGCGGGATTTAATGGCCAGCTTTCCACTATCTTTCCGGAGGATAAAGGATTAGAATTAATCTATGGCCGCAATAAAGATTTACCTGAACACGGCAGTGAGTTAGAATTGGGGGCTCCCACAATAACACCTGCCATGATTGCTTCTTGGGAAGCTCAAGAAGTGATTAAAATATTATTAAAAAGAGGTAAACTCTTTCGGAATAAGTTGCTATATTTTGATATTGAAGAAGGAATGATAGAGATTTTAAATTTGTAGGAATCTAATTTAGCAAAAAATATAAAAGGGAGTAATATAATATGGGCGAAAAAAAAATAAGAGTAGGACTCATTTTTGGAGGAAGGTCTGGAGAACATGAGGTTTCCTTTTGTTCCGCTACCTCAATTATTAAAGCAATAGATAAAGATAAATATACTATAGTGCCTATTGGTATTACCAAAGAAGGCAGATGGATTTCTCCCCAAGATTCTGAATTAGCTCTTCAAACCGGTAAAATAGAAGGGGAAAGTTCAGTGTTTTTATTGAATGATCCTTCCGGCAGTGCGCTAATTCGTACAGATAATAATCAAAGAGCAGATAAAAGTTTGACCTTAGAAAGAATAGACCTTATCTTCCCGATATTGCATGGTCCTTACGGAGAGGATGGGACCATACAGGGCTTCCTGGAGTTAGCGAATATTCCTTATGTAGGATCGGGAGTGGCATCCTCTTCAATTTCTATGGATAAAGATTTCATGAAGACTATATTTCAACAGCGGGGCTTGCCTATCTTAAAGTGGGTGACTATTAAGAGAAAAGAGTGGCAAAAAGATAAAGAAAAAATCTTGTCTTTAATTCAAGCTAAATTCGAATATCCTCTCTTTGTAAAACCGGCTAATTTGGGTTCTAGTGTAGGGATAACTAAAGTTCACAAAAAAGAAGAATTAGATGAAGCCATAGATTTAGCCTCTGCTTATGATAGAAAGATTTTAATTGAAGAAGGATTAGAGGAGGCAAGAGAGATAGAATGTGGCGTTTTGGGCAACGATGAACCTCTGGCTTCGGTAGTAGGAGAAGTCATCCCGGCAGGAGAATTTTACGATTATAATTCAAAATATATAGATGGGGGAACTCAATTAATTATTCCGGCAGAATTACCTGTTAATGTATCTAAAAAGGTTC
It encodes the following:
- a CDS encoding D-alanine--D-alanine ligase encodes the protein MGEKKIRVGLIFGGRSGEHEVSFCSATSIIKAIDKDKYTIVPIGITKEGRWISPQDSELALQTGKIEGESSVFLLNDPSGSALIRTDNNQRADKSLTLERIDLIFPILHGPYGEDGTIQGFLELANIPYVGSGVASSSISMDKDFMKTIFQQRGLPILKWVTIKRKEWQKDKEKILSLIQAKFEYPLFVKPANLGSSVGITKVHKKEELDEAIDLASAYDRKILIEEGLEEAREIECGVLGNDEPLASVVGEVIPAGEFYDYNSKYIDGGTQLIIPAELPVNVSKKVQEIALHAFKAVDAVGMARVDFFVSKKENKIYLSEINTIPGFTSVSMYPRLWEASGVPYSELIDRLLQLALERHQDKNQNKISYDESKLLNRQ